CTCCGCTCTGAACCAGGGTTCTGTGGACAGGCCTCAGTCCTTGTAAGGAATAACTGGAGAGACACTGGTCGGGCCCTGCCGGGAAGTTTCCTTTAGCTTTACTTCAGCGCGGTGGCCACTAAGCGGCGCACTGGGATGAGGAGAACTCTGGACTGGGCACTCCgcctctctgtttcctcatctgtaaaatgggaatgacaatGCTTACCCCACAGGATTctggtgagaatcaaatgacataatagtATGCGTCAAGCGCTACGCGGACATTAAAGCATTATGCATTTCAGGACGCCTTGATGTTTCAGTTacagttttagaaaaaatatttagccTGTTTGGGGTTTCCTTACTGTGTTTACAAATACATATACGCGTGCGTACTTACATCATggcattatatataaaaatgcactGCCCCGTACCCATGCGGCACATCTATCCTACGGGTACTTCTAAGGGAAAGTGACGACTCCGTAGTTTAGGATCACTCCCGTACCCGGCGCTGATCCCCGCCCCCGCCTCACTCGGCCACACGGAACGTGACGACGACGTCATCAGAGTTGGACCTCATTCATTGGTCGATCCCGAGGAGGCGGGAGAAAGCGGTTGAAGGCTTTTTACGTCACTTCCACTTCCCTTCGCGCAGGCGCTTTCATTTCCCCTAGGCAGAGTGACTAAGATGGAACCGTTGTTGGAGCCGCGGTTGGGTTTGTGGGCCGGGGGCCCCTCGCCGGGCCAGTTTTACCGTATCCCGCCCGTTCCGGGAGCCCTCCCGGGGCCGGAAAGTTCTGTCTACGGAGGCCCGATTACTCGGACGCAGTGAGTGTCCACATCACTTTCCCGAATGGCCGCATCGGGGCCGCCGCTGGGTGGGGGGGTTGGTGGGGAACTCGGGGGAGGTCGCTGATTGGACGGCAGCTGGAACCGGGGCCAAGACCGAGGCCCGGGGGTCACCGGCGTGGAGGGGGAGGTAGCGGCAAAAACCGTGGAAAACCGGAAGTGAAGGTGTCCTGGAGTCTGGGGGCGCTTCCAGCGCCGGCCTCGTTTCCGCCGGGGCTCTGCGGCTGGTTCCTTCTCCGCTGCCTTTCTTCGCTCGCTGCCCTTTTGAGCCTTTGTCCTGCTCCTTTCCTTCTTGCCGGACTTTCCCGGCGCTTCTTCTCGCCGCTCCCCGACCCTTTCTGCTCCTGCTGAAACCGCTAGGCCGGCAGTCACCTGCCCTGCCCTTGTGGGCCCTCCGTCTTTGCCCCGAGCTTTGGTCTCGGTCCTCGGCGCTCCGGTGCTTTCAGTTATACCCTCCGTGCCGGGCACGCccaccttcctcttccctctctctgctcCCGGCGCAGTTGAGCCCCCGCTCAGTGCCCGGGTAACTGGCCCCGGGCGGGCCGCTCATCCTCGGATCCGAAACCGAAGCTCCCTTACCTCCTCAACCCACCCTTCAGGCCTCAGCCTCTTAGAGGCCCCTCCTCGTCCCCTCCCCCCCACGATCCCCACTCCCAGCCCTGGTGTTCCTTCAGACTCTCCTTGTCCCGGCCCAACCAGACACTGCTTTGTCCGGGAACGTTCCTCTGACTCGGTGGCTCTGCCTGAAACCCCTCCCCCTCTCTTGCGTGGTTATTACATTTAGCTTCTCGGCCCCCTCCGCACTTTTATCCTGTCGGTTTTCACacgctctctccctccctctccctccgtTAGAGTGTGAGCGCGGCTCCTGGGGTACCAGTGGGTAGATGCGGAACGATGGAGAGTCCCTCATCTCCAGATGCACTTCctcacgggggggggggggggggggggccgctACCTTCTCTTCAGCGTCTGCCCGCGCAGGGGGGTTGTTTAACCTGAGGAGAGGACGGAGGCCGAGGGTTTGGAAGATTTTTAAGCGTTGTTGTATAAATGGACGTTATCGCCCTTGCATCTTTCCAGGAACCCGATGGTGACGGGGACCTCCGTCCTGGGTGTGAAATTCGAGGGCGGTGTGATACTTGCGGCGGACATGCTGGGCTCCTATGGCTCCCTGGCTCGTTTTCGAAATATCTCTCGGATCATGCGTGTCAACAACAACACCATGCTTGGTGCTTCTGGGGACTATGCCGATTTCCAGTATGTGAAGCAAGTCATTGACCAGATGGTGTAAGTCAACATGAGGGCCCAGTGTCTCCGTCCTTTGGTGCCGGTTCCATAGAGGCCACGCCTCATTTCTAGGGCCCATCCTGAGGAGTCCTCAAGTGGGGAGGAGAGAATGTTCTATCTTCCTTCCGCACAGGGCATTAGGATGCTCTTCTGAGCCTGTAGTGGGAGATGATGTAGCAGGAGCTGGGCTGTTTTCCCTCACAGCTCCCTGGCATCTTATTGGGGGGTAGAAGGATCTCCCTGGCTGCTGCTTCACTGTTTAGTTCCTCCTTCTCAATTCTTCTGAAGGATTGATGAAGAGCTGCTGGGTGATGGACATAGCTACAGCCCCAAAGCCATCCATTCTTGGTTGACCAGAGCCATGTACAGCCGCCGCTCCAAGATGAACCCGCTCTGGAACACCATGGTCATCGGCGGCTATGCGGATGGGGAAAGGTAGGTTAGGAGACATCTGAGGCTTTGACAGGGCCTCGACCCCAAGGCTGTATTCACCTGCTCACCCCTGATCCAAATTCAGAAATTAATGGTGGGGTGGGGCCTGGGGAGGTCCAAAGTAGAAGGGGCCCTTTGACCAGTTTCACTGTCTCTTTCCAGCTTCCTTGGCTATGTGGACATGCTTGGTGTAGCTTATGAAGCCCCCACGCTGGCCACTGGTTACGGTGCCTACTTGGCCCAGGTAAGCAGGCTGACCCTGACCTCCCCGCAGTAACAGGAGTGGGGGGGGCTTCTCCAGGATAGAATTCTAAGTACTAAGGAAGGTGTGAGGCATTGAATAGACTTTCCCTAATGTGAGACGTTGGTAGAAATGTGTCATCTTCTCCCTCTTTGCCACCATCCCCCAATTCCGTAATCCCGCGGTTCTTTCCCTCTCAGCCCTTGATGCGAGAGTTTCTGGAGAAGAAGCCAGTTCTAAACCGGGCAGAGGCACGGGAGCTGGTGGAGCGCTGCATGCGCGTGCTGTACTACCGGGACGCTCGTTCTTATAACAGGGTAAGGCACAGTCAGGCCGAGGGTTGGGGTGCCACTGAGGGTCTGTGGCTATCTAGAACAGTTAACCTCCTCAATCTAAAGTGCATATCACCTTATCCCTCATCTTACTCCTCTTAAAATCTGAGGGAAATCAAATTCCTTGGCCTGACACCAAGCCAGGGGGGTTTTCTGAAGCCTCACAACCACCACATTCTGTTTTGCCTTTTAGTTTGAAGTTGCCACAGTGACTGAGAAAGGAGTTGAAGTAGAGGGACCTCTGTCTGCAGAAACCAACTGGGATATTGCCCACCTGATCAGGTGACTTGAAATTCAGGGTTTCTCTTTTGGGCGGGGGATATTAGGGATTGTAGATGGGAATGGTAAACGTGAACTCTGTTGggtatggtttttttcttttctgaagatgCCATGAATTCTAGAAGAGAATTTGAGCTGTCCTCTGCTAGAATTTGGGCACTGGTCAGAGTGACTGCCTTGGAAGTcaggaaaaatgaatttgaatcctCCATCTGCCTCTTTTACTAGTTGTGGAAACCATGATCATTTAGGTTccatttaacctttaaaaaatagatgtttTAAGTACTTGTGAAGCAGTGCTGTTTTTAAGCCATAATTCTGTCTTTTCTGCCtcaaatggttttttttttccttctcttttttagtGGTTTTGAGTGATGCAGTTTTATCTCCAGCCTCTTCTATTATGCTCTCACAGTTACCCTGCTATTAAAGCCATGTTGGCTGTCCCAGGACTGAGATTTGACTTTCTTCTTTTATAAGAGATTGGTAGGAAATAAATAATTCTGGACCTTTTGTCTTTGTGCTTGTGGGATAAGATGGTGAGCCTGTTGCCTCTTGCAGTTCGCTTCCACCCACACAACCACCTAGTTTTCATTCTCTCTCAAGACATCTTTGttcaagaaaatgaatttgtTCTGTAAGGAAGTATCCACACTGAATTCTTTTGGGCCTCAGACTCTCTATATAAAGGAAGTCCCCAAAGATTAATGCTAATGCTCTAATGTAATCTTAAGCCTGGTTTCAACAAAAGTGCATTTTTAAAGTAGCAATAAGGTGCTTAATAATTTAGTGGCAAACAAAGATCAATGAAAATTGCAAATACAGCCACAAAATTGACTTTACATAAAGTAGTCAACTTATTGGGCtatcctccctctcccttccccccctaaAAAAACCCCATTCAagtgaaaaagtaaaagaaaaccaAGGACAGAATGGGCCTTGGCTTTGTAGTGTAGaacgctcccccccccccccagtctgatCTCTCATTCCATAGAGGTCTGCAAATTTGCTCAAATTGTGTGGCTTCCAAAATCACAAAACTCACTGTATCATAAAGTTGGGAGAGGCATTAAGAAAAGCAGTGTTGgttctaaaattaaattatctctgGTACATTGGTTATCTGGGCTTATATTTTACctcttgtgtttaaaaaaaaaaaaaaaaaaatcaccctttTAAAAGTAAAATCCATATCCAAAGCAGTTGATGAAATGGGCTTTGAATTTTCTCCCTTAAGTATGATCATTCCCCTTAAATTACATACATACCTAAATATCGAATGTAATTCATCCACTCAGACATGAATTTTCTAAAGAGCTGAATTCTATAGCTCTTAAATGCCCCAAATGATAGCAAATACCAAATCCAGGGGGAATGTGCTGGGGTGTGGGAAAGTGATGGAAATAAGAGGTTCTGCTTTGGCAGAATGGACAACATGGCATAAAACACCAGCCTATGGCATCCCCAACTCTTACTTCCAACAGACTTGTTTCAGGAAGGTCAGTTTCCCAAACATTTGACTCTGTAAGAGATGATGTAATTGCTAAATTCTGATTTTAAGAAAGGGTGGAAACTCTAGTAGGGGATACAACTTAGACCTATTACTCCCAAGACAAGGAtacccaaaatgaaaacaaatttgtttataaatcattttccCTGGTTTTATTAAATGTTCCACTTATGTACAATTTAAAGATGAATCATTTACAGGTCTGTGCACACTGCCTCCCGGCTCCCTGAAGGGAAAGTTGCTAAAAACCTCAGGATGGACAAACAGAAGCGTAGCCGTGGGCAAGGTGGGCTGGtggtgtttttttcctctttgctgtTATgtcaaaatgcatttatttccGTTTATATCTTAAGtacatacaataaaaaaaaaaccctcaaacatGCAAACTGTAGAAaaattgtggtttttttcctttttttccttctttgaagctggcagtgaaaaataaaaagatacaatGTCTGTGCACACCCCAGTCTATCTTGTCTCCGGGTTGGGTTCTTCTCTCTAGCTCTAGGGAAAGTATGGCAAAGCCACACAAAAAACAAGGGTATATTggctatggttttttttttttaatttttatttttttgtttttacctttaaaaaaaaaaaaatttaaaggttgACCATGGCCTGTACAATTATATCTCCTGGCTATGGTGCACACAATTCTCCTGAGCAGGCTTGGGCTTTTCCTTCCTACCCCAGGACCCCTCCTCTTCCTAAGGGCACTGGCAGGATACAGACCAGCACACAGTGGGGAGGTAGAGAGGATCCCATGCCCTACTGTGAGCCTAAGCCTTCAGTTACTTTGTTTATTCCATGCTCCCAATCTCTAGAAATAAGATGAATCTCATCAAAATAGGGGAGGAGCAGAGGGAcaagggtggggaaagggagtCAAGTATTCACAAAAGCCAGAGCTTATTTACTTTCTgtgaaaattacttttaaaaatccaaaaaaatattttggataatTAGAGACGGTTCACACATTTTTAAAGCCACAATTTTAAATGTAGGATCACAGCAGAAACCAATACCtcggggaggaaaggaaaaagaagatggaGGGGGATCTgaatttggtgatttttttttaaacatcttttttcccttttatgtatAAAAAGTTAAGaccacaatggaaaaaaaaaaaaaaaagacatgtatatgtgtacacacacacacatacatatgccaGTTTGTCAGctacatatttttatcttttcccatcttcAGAAATGGTCTTACATTAACAATGGTTAGATAGTATCATGCCCAAAGACATCAGCCGCAcaataaaaaaaacagaacaatgaTACAGTTGAGGTAAGgggaaacaaaccaaaaaaagaaaaaaaaattcactcatgatggatttttttctttttcttatgtttcgTTGGAAAAATACCAAACacagtgattttattttttttaaaaaaagtcatgaaAACCTCTCTTGCAGAAGCTGAATAGCCTCTGGCCAGCTCCTCAGCTTAGACATGAtccattaatttcctttaatTCAAAGGGAAGTATGAACCAACACAAGGGGGtggcaagaaaattaaaaaaccaaagtTCCCATCCCGCCTTGTACCtcatttccccccaccccctcgcctactcctcccctccccaggaGTTTACCCTTCAGATTTCCATCAAATCCAGGTCAGCCTCTTCGAAGCCATAGAAAGACTCTGTTTCACTTTCACCTTCGAAGAGCTGGTGAAGGCTCTCGGGTTCAATTACCTCTTCAGGAGATGGTCTGGATTGGGGTGTGGAGTCGGCAGGCTCCTCTTCAGTCTGCTCCCCACTCAGTTTCAGCTGCTCCTCCAGGGAAGTAATCAGCTCCTCCTGCATGTCAGCGTTGCGGGTAGGTGAGTTAGCTGTGCCATCGGGGCCAGGCAGCACACTGGCCACCAAGAAGGACTGCTGGACTAACTCTGGGCAGTCTGCGATGACCTCCAGCACCTCTGCCAGCCAACAAAGCACCAGCTGAAGGAGGATGTCAGAGTCACATGTGCCATCTGCCATCTCTCGGGCCTGCTCTTTCCACTTTTTGTGAATGAAGTTCTTGACAGTCCTTTTGATGCACACATCCAAAGGCTGGATCTTGGAGCTACAACCCGCAGGCACCACAGCCGGGAGAGTGCTGTAGGAGCTGAGCATGGACAGCACTTCCTCGGACAGGTGGGTGCGATGGCAATCCATCACCAACATGCCCTTGCTGCGCTGGCAGGCTGTGTGCTTCTGCCACACCCTCGAGGACCACAGCTCCATGATCTCGTCATCGCTGTAGCCACTCTCTTTGGCCTCCAGCAGGATAGACTCTGGCACATTGGTGGGCTGCTCCATCTGCCCCCTATAGAAGACCAGGGTGGGAAGGACGGTGCCATCCGCCAGGATGGACAGCACGACATCACACCAGGGCTCCCCTGTGCCCACCGTCTGCAGGGCGTTTTCCTTCCGATCATCGCTGCTCAGTACCTCTGCGTCTAGAAACAGGGAGATTTCATCGATGGCCACGATCATAGAAAGAGGCAGGTCCTGGGTATGGATCTGCCTCTGCACAAACTCAATGAAGAGTCCAGCATTTTCTGCCACTTCCTTGGGTAGGGTGTGAGCCACGGCCCTCCGGGCATGAGGGGTCAGGTGGTGTCGAAGCATAAACCTCACTGCCCACTCATAGGAGATCTTGAAACCGCCCTCCAGCGAACGCCCGATTTTGGTGGCCTTCTGGAAGAGTGTTTCCTCATTGACAGGAAGCTGCTGTTCCCGCTGTGTCAGGACCCATTCGGCCAACTTCTCCTCGGCTTCTAAACTCAGATACTTGCCCTCCAGATTCTCTCCTTGGGAGGCCTGAAAGCGCCGCAGCCAACGCCGGATACGCCGCTGTGGGTTGCGGAAATGCTCAGCTGCCTGCTCGGTATTGCAGCATAAGGCAAACAGTACCACTCGCAGCTTCTTTACTGACAGCTGTTCCTTCTTGCCGGCTCCACTGAGGCCCCCGGCTGCTGTTGGCTCGGGTTCTGACAGAGCTAGGGCTCCTTCCTCTTGCTCGTCAGGACTCAGGCACTCAGCCCCCTCTGCATGCAGAAGGGATGCTGGAGTCTGGGGACAGCCGGGGGCTCCCGGAGGGAGAAGTGGAGATGATGCTGACAGCAGCTGGGCCTGGTGAACAGGTGGCTCCCCACACTCAGAGGGGGTGCCCACGGATTTCACAGTGGCAATTTTGTTGTGGGGGAAAGCAGAAGGGTAGGTGTTCTTTATGCCCCGGTCATGGGCCTGGCCAtgcctgaaagaaaaaaagaagagcaaaaagaaaGTCCTTTTTTGAATAATAGAAAACACAAGGATAAAGGGCCAAAATATTCAACACTGACACAAAGATACCCAGAAAGGAATTTGGTTACCTAGAATGGGATATCCAAGTCAGTCCTGCAGAACGAGAAGTCAAAGAAGATAGTTAAATTAAGAAAAGGAACTCTTCCCCCACTCAAGGATCAGTAACAGCTGAAGCTTATACAAACTACAAAGacaatatttcccaatttaatGCAGCAAAAAGCCCAGGCAGAAACTGAGGAGGGGACAACTGACACCAGCTAGAAATACTGCTGCTTTCTCAGTCAGTAGGAGCTCACCATTCTATCTgatcttttcttcctcaaaacaaattcctgaCAACCCTTCTCGACCCTTTCCTGTTCCCTCCCCAGCTCACCTCGTGGTAGGATATTGCTGGATTGATGTGATGGATTGAAGACCAGATGTTTAGCCATGGCATCTCCCACAGAAGTAACAAAAACGCAGGAAGTACAGGCCAGCTTGATCCCACTGAGGCAGAATAAAAGGTGGCATGCGGCCACCAACAGAGAAGTTTGAGAAATGagcttctcttttctcatttttcccaacCACACCAGACGTACccccaagaaaacatcaaaggaaaatgTCTTGTTAATAACATTATAAACATCATACCTGACAGTGGAGTTCTTAAACAAGGCCAGGTACTTGGGGCTCTTCCGTGGAACATGATTGCTGAGGCAAAAGAAAACTGACATTAACCCATCCAAATAGATACTGGCTGCTCCTCTCAATGGTCCAAAGACTGGAGATGCTGCTTGTACCCCACCTGGCTCCAGTTACCTTCCCAATCCCTTTCTCTCTGCCAAGTTAGAAACTGAGACATGAAAGCTAATGGATGGTTTAGTTTAGAAGGAAGGTTGAAGGCCTCGTGCAGACAGGGGGTAGGGAACAGACTTTGGAAAGCTGAGGATGCTAAGGGGGCAACGGGAAGGGCCAATGTCTGGTCACATGGCCTACTTGATCATGTGGTTGGCATATGCTCTGGAGCAGCAGGTGCTATAGCGACACAGGGAGCAGTGGACATAGGTAGGGAAATGATTGGGGAAATCGGGGATCTCAAAGCTGCACTCCAGGCACGTTTGCCGGCCCATGACACTCCTGCTAAAAGAAAGGGAGAATCTCATTAGTGCTGAATTAAAGTGAATCTCCATAGTGTTACAGGGGTTCCCCCAGAACCCCACAGAAAGGCTACCAAGCCACCTCGGTGGTTGGCAACCATTCTACCCAACCAGCCCCGAGTGGCCCAGCACTTAGTGGAAGGCGCTGACATTTTCTTGACAGCTTTCTTCTGGATGCTTCGCTGGACAGGGGGATAAAGGAAGATGGGAAGAGGGTCTGCTGGGGTAGACAGGGGGGCAGCATCTTGCAAGGCATTAGGTGGTGCATCATTTGAGGAGACAGGCAGTATTCGTGGCTGTCCTCGGGATGCCCGGATGGTCACCTGAAAGGGGGTAAAAAAAGGTACATTTAGCCACTCTTGGTCTTCAGTGGGGAAGGAGGATGAATGTTAAGGTGCTGACACTCCTCCTGCCACGCTCAGTTAACTTCAAGCAGCCCTGGCCCTTTACCTTGGTGCCTGGTTTCAGGCCCTCCAGCTGTTTGGGCTTGCGGAAGGTTTTGTGATGCTGAAGTTTGTGCTCTATTTTGTCCTTGGCAAACAGAAACTGCAGCCGGCATTTATTACAGTGATAGACACTCTTCTTCTGAGGGAtaagagacatttaaaaaaaacaaaacaaaacaaaacaaaacaaaaaaaccccaaagcaaaaacaaaccctGAAGGGCCCAACCTAAGAGTCATTCCCTGAGTAGAGAAAGGGCATGAAGGCAACAGACACTTCATACACATTTATTCCAAATTGGGAATTTTGATTAACCGAGGGACAAAGGAAAGAACCCAAGGACAGCAACACCTGCTTTTCAAGAGGTGGACTCAAAGGCTTGTCATcttctcagttcttcctgattcacTGAACAATACAGTATTAGGCAAATTGCTCAACACTTCAATCTCTATCTTAATAATGGGATTATTATCTATTCCTGAACAAATTGCATAGGATCACCTGAAAGGTCCCTTTGAGGAGGGATTTTTTCCTTCactgtatttgtatttccagtgacTAGCAAAGGGCCTGGCACCTAGAAGGCCCTGAGtacatgcttgttgattgattgatcttatTTGATTCTGACAAAGAGAGGGCTCCTATTGTTGAAGTGCAtctgagaaagggaaggaaaggagaaagggaaagggataagcatttatatagcacctattgtgtgccaggcactatactaagtgctttataaatattatcacatttgatcctcataacaaccctgtcaGGCAGGTGCTAAAATGGGGataccattttacagttgaggaaactgaggcagaggttaagtgacttgcccagggtcacacagcttttataagtgtctggggctggatctgaactcaggatttcctgactccatgcccagctCTCTGTGCACTATGGCTCCACTAGCTGCCTCATTAAATCGAAGCTGAGAGTTTTCCCTGCAATCCAGGGGCCCATTTGACAGATCCTGGTGAAGAATATTCAAGCTGGCTTAGCAATCATCCTTTCTGTGGTCCCTTGATTTGCCTTTTGTGTAAGGCCCAAGGACCCAGGTGAGGTCAGATCAAGATAGTGAATATCGGGTTGTGATATTCTTCTTTTAAATGACGAAGACTAATAATAATCTTTTCTGCTTAGTCAAACTTTGGGGAAAGTTACCTGGTGCCTCATGAAATGTTGCTGGAATGCATTGCCATTTTTGAAGACCTTCAAACAGTAAGGGCAGAGCAGATGCCGGGTATCCTCATGGATCATGCGAAAATGACCATCTACTTCTGAGTACAGGGAAGAGCGGTACTGACACACCTAATCATGGAGGGACAGGATGGAATGGCAGGGGTTAAAGTGGCCAGGCTATGGCCAAGAAAGGTAGTCAAGTCTTTTCCCAATACATATGAAACATAACCACGTTGGGAAAAGAGCAAACTCTCTAATGTTATTGCTACAGCTGTAGACAAGAAGAGTTAAGTTTAAAAAGTCTAGGTGAGCATCCTAAGCTGGCAGATGCACTGAAAAAAGAGAGTCAAACAGGAGAGGCAGAAGCCAATATTCTGGACCCGAAGCTGGCACACATATTTCCCTCCTGGGCATGAATCTTCTAAAAAAGGTAGGAAAGTTTTGTAAATGACAACTAGTCCTTATACACACCACTCACTACCCTTGTGGGTACATGCTTTAATCCCGGGCATGGTTCAGGCCTGACTGGCATATCCCCAGAGTGATCGATGAGGGAGGAGTCAGGAAGTAAAACAATACCTGGCAAACGTAAGGCATCTCCCCGGGTTTGTGGGTGTCCTTCATGTGCTGGAGGAACAAGGGCTCACTCTCAAAGGCCCACTCACAAATCTTGCACTTAGCTGTAAGGGCGGGAAGCAAGAGATCAACCCAACAGTCTTCAAACCCAACATATCCTTTTCTAATGGCACCTTCATAGAAGTTCATAACTAACTTTGACCAAGTCCTTAGTATGTGCTAAGAAGTGGGGAAATCACCATCATGATCACACTGATTCTCAAAGAAGTGAAAGGCAGTATGGTACAGAGAGGGAAGATGGCCTCAGAATTGAGAAGAGTTACATCTGAGGCCCACCAGATCAGAAATGTATCAGCTCATGCATGAGCAGGAGTAAAGATTTCATCCCACCTTTGGAGATGAGTAACTTATCTGCACCAGGGGAGAGAATTTCCATACTGAGAGTTCCCAAAACAGATAAAATCAAAGGTCAGAACCAAAAAATAACAGTAATTAAAGGTATCCAAACATATGAATACCCTGCTGTGTAttcaatgcatttattaagtgtttattttaGTCTTAAGAAATCATGTAATTATCATCACAATTAATGAATATATttgataaaagcaaaagaaaaacttttaactcAAGAATTTAAATATATCAGATTACTGATGTCATACTGGTCTCAATCTATATTCCTAAAAACTTTGTGAAGGCCTGCACTTTCTTCTTACTCTCCTCTAAGTCTGCACAGTCTCCTCACTTCAACTGAATTCACCCTGATCTGTCACCTCCACTGGCCTCCTTTCTGTTATCACGCTCCAGGAGCTCTTGGAAGCCTCCAATACTGCCCATCACCCTCCTCCTTGGGTACTCTTTTCCCTCTAGGCCTCCACTGCTCTCTTCTGGTCTGTCCTTCCTGATTATGCCCTCTCAGTCTCCTTGGCTAGATCTTCAGCTAACCATGGGTGAACTTCAAGGCTCTGTCCTCGATCTTCTCATCTTCGTTTTATAATACTTTTATGCAAACATTTCTGACATCTTTTTATACAGCCCTAACTTTTGAGATTTCCAATATTGCATTAGACTTGCTCtgggtcctttttttcttttccttctcaattaAAATCCCTCTTTCTGCAAGAGGCCTTCCCTAGGACACCTGAAACTCAGTGCCTTCTCTTCTTCTACAAGCAGTTAGGTAGCACTATGGATATAGCACTAGgcatggattcaggaagactcaagttcaaatccagccacagacacttactagcttgtaCAATCCTGAGCAAAGCATTccacctctgtttgcctcagtttctttaactgcaaaatgaggataatatcacctaccttccaaagttgttgtgaggagtatatgagaattaataataattgtaaagtattttagcacagtgactggcacacataagtattaaataaaacaaGTTCCTTTCCTCTATGATTATCTCAAGTTTATTCTAcatatatcttgtttgtgcatagatttttgtatgttgtcttccccaataGAACGGGAGTTCTATGTTCAGCAGagtacctagcacacagtaggtacttaataaatatttgctgatttaaTTAAACTAAAAGGCAAGAATGGCACGGTGGTAAGAAGAAGAAGTAAGAGGCAATGTTGCTTGGAAGAAACTCTtccatttatggttttcttcTATGCTATTTTCAATAAAGCAAAA
The Sminthopsis crassicaudata isolate SCR6 chromosome 4, ASM4859323v1, whole genome shotgun sequence genome window above contains:
- the PSMB4 gene encoding proteasome subunit beta type-4, producing MEPLLEPRLGLWAGGPSPGQFYRIPPVPGALPGPESSVYGGPITRTQNPMVTGTSVLGVKFEGGVILAADMLGSYGSLARFRNISRIMRVNNNTMLGASGDYADFQYVKQVIDQMVIDEELLGDGHSYSPKAIHSWLTRAMYSRRSKMNPLWNTMVIGGYADGESFLGYVDMLGVAYEAPTLATGYGAYLAQPLMREFLEKKPVLNRAEARELVERCMRVLYYRDARSYNRFEVATVTEKGVEVEGPLSAETNWDIAHLISGFE